One Saccharomyces kudriavzevii IFO 1802 strain IFO1802 genome assembly, chromosome: 7 DNA segment encodes these proteins:
- the ARI1 gene encoding carbonyl reductase (NADPH-dependent) ARI1 (similar to Saccharomyces cerevisiae ARI1 (YGL157W)): MTTDNTTVFVSGATGFIALHVVSDLLKAGYIVIGSGRSKEKNDGLLRRFNNHPNLSVEIVKDIAAPNAFDEVFKKHGKKIKVVLHTASPFHFQTTDFEKDLLTPAVNGTKSILKAIKEYAADTVEKVVITSSVAALVNPGDMGNPSLLISEESWNRDTWESCQANAVAAYCGSKKFAEKAAWEFLKENKSSVKFSLSTVNPGYVFGPQMFADSLKNGINTSSGIIAELVHSKAGGQFQNYSGVFIDVRDVSKAHLVAFENPECAGQRLVLSEGLFCSQEAVDALNEEFPQLRGKIATGEPGSGPSFLEKNSCKFDNSKTKKLLGFKFYNLRDCIVDTASQMLEVQNQV; encoded by the coding sequence ATGACTACTGATAATACCACTGTTTTCGTTTCTGGTGCCACTGGTTTCATTGCTTTGCACGTTGTAAGCGACTTATTGAAAGCTGGTTACATAGTTATCGGCTCAGGTAgatctaaagaaaaaaacgaTGGCCTTTTGAGAAGATTCAATAACCATCCTAATCTTTCGGTGGAAATTGTTAAGGACATTGCTGCCCCAAATGCTTTCGATGAAGTTTTTAAAAAACACGGCAAGAAAATCAAGGTCGTTTTACACACAGCCTCTCCATTCCATTTCCAGACTactgattttgaaaaagatcttttgacTCCAGCTGTCAATGGTACTAAGTCAATCTTGAAAGCAATTAAGGAATACGCTGCAGATACTGTTGAAAAAGTCGTCATTACTTCTTCCGTTGCTGCCCTTGTAAATCCTGGTGACATGGGCAACCCTAGTTTACTCATTAGCGAGGAAAGTTGGAACAGAGATACTTGGGAGAGTTGCCAAGCTAATGCCGTTGCCGCATACTGCGGTTCCAAGAAGTTCGCTGAAAAAGCTGCTTGGGaatttctcaaagaaaacaaatcaAGTGTAAAGTTTTCACTGTCCACTGTTAACCCAGGATACGTCTTTGGCCCTCAGATGTTTGCCGATTCACTCAAAAACGGTATAAATACCTCTTCAGGTATTATTGCCGAGTTGGTTCATTCCAAGGCAGGTGGCCAATTCCAGAACTACAGTGGGGTATTTATTGATGTTCGTGACGTTTCAAAGGCTCACTTAGTTGCGTTTGAAAACCCTGAATGTGCCGGTCAAAGATTAGTCTTGAGCGAAGGCTTATTCTGCTCCCAAGAAGCCGTCGATGCTTTGAACGAGGAATTTCCACAATTGAGGGGTAAGATAGCTACTGGTGAACCTGGCAGCGGTCCAAgcttcttggaaaaaaactcTTGCAAGTTTGACAACTCTAAGACCAAGAAATTACTGGGCTTCAAGTTTTATAACCTCAGAGACTGCATTGTTGACACCGCATCACAAATGTTAGAAGTACAAAATCAAGTTTAA